A genomic region of Vitis vinifera cultivar Pinot Noir 40024 chromosome 7, ASM3070453v1 contains the following coding sequences:
- the LOC100257326 gene encoding uncharacterized protein C24B11.05 isoform X2 has translation MDAVEGSNRAKYECLLFDMDDTLYPMSSGLNLACRKNIEDYMLQHLNIEESEVPRMCLELYREYGTTMAGLKALGYEFDDDEFHAYVHGRLPYESLKPDPVLRNLLLSMPQRKIIFTNADREHAAQVLNRLGLEGCFEGVICFETLNPPPEPTEYNEELEGNGVCKEGASEPEDNAADMAESNSFRPRSPILCKPSVEAIEAAIRIANVDPKKTIFFDDSARNITSGKAAGLHTVIVGSSVLVPGADHALGSIHNIKEALPEIWEGEEGEQLEQVIQSTAVETVVLA, from the exons ATGGATGCTGTTGAGGGGTCCAATAGAGCCAAGTATGAGTGCCTGCTCTTTG ATATGGATGATACCTTGTACCCCATGAGCTCAGGCCTGAACTTGGCTTGCCGCAAGAACATAGAAG ACTACATGTTGCAACACTTGAATATAGAAGAAAGTGAAGTGCCAAGGATGTGCTTGGAACTATACAGGGAGTATGGGACAACAATGGCTGGTTTAAAG GCTCTTGGTTATGAATTCGACGATGATGAGTTTCATGCCTATGTTCATGGAAGATTACCCTATGAGTCACTAAAGCCGGATCCAGTGTTAAGGAACCTTCTGCTCTCAATGCCACAGCGTAAAATA ATTTTCACTAATGCAGACAGAGAGCATGCGGCTCAAGTTCTCAACAGGTTGGGCTTGGAAGGTTGTTTTGAAGGTGTCATATGCTTTGAAACTCTTAATCCTCCTCCTGAACCAACTGAATACAATGAGGAGCTGGAGGGAAATGGAGTCTGCAAGGAAGGTGCAAGTGAGCCAGAAGATAATGCAGCTGATATGGCTGAAAGTAACAGTTTCCGCCCCAGGTCACCAATTCTCTGTAAACCATCTGTGGAGGCCATTGAAGCTGCTATACGGATTGCAAATGTTGATCCTAAGAAAACA ATATTCTTTGATGACAGTGCTCGAAACATCACAAGCGGGAAAGCAGCTGGGCTTCATACAGTTATA GTGGGGAGCTCGGTGCTTGTGCCTGGTGCAGACCATGCCTTGGGCAGCATCCACAATATCAAAGAAGCCCTACCTGAAATATGGGAAGGTGAAGAAGGAGAGCAGTTGGAGCAAGTTATTCAATCCACTGCAGTTGAAACTGTAGTCCTTGCATAG
- the LOC100257326 gene encoding uncharacterized protein C24B11.05 isoform X1 translates to MIFLMGSLDLFSKMDAVEGSNRAKYECLLFDMDDTLYPMSSGLNLACRKNIEDYMLQHLNIEESEVPRMCLELYREYGTTMAGLKALGYEFDDDEFHAYVHGRLPYESLKPDPVLRNLLLSMPQRKIIFTNADREHAAQVLNRLGLEGCFEGVICFETLNPPPEPTEYNEELEGNGVCKEGASEPEDNAADMAESNSFRPRSPILCKPSVEAIEAAIRIANVDPKKTIFFDDSARNITSGKAAGLHTVIVGSSVLVPGADHALGSIHNIKEALPEIWEGEEGEQLEQVIQSTAVETVVLA, encoded by the exons ATGATCTTCTTGATGGGTTCACtag ATTTGTTCTCGAAGATGGATGCTGTTGAGGGGTCCAATAGAGCCAAGTATGAGTGCCTGCTCTTTG ATATGGATGATACCTTGTACCCCATGAGCTCAGGCCTGAACTTGGCTTGCCGCAAGAACATAGAAG ACTACATGTTGCAACACTTGAATATAGAAGAAAGTGAAGTGCCAAGGATGTGCTTGGAACTATACAGGGAGTATGGGACAACAATGGCTGGTTTAAAG GCTCTTGGTTATGAATTCGACGATGATGAGTTTCATGCCTATGTTCATGGAAGATTACCCTATGAGTCACTAAAGCCGGATCCAGTGTTAAGGAACCTTCTGCTCTCAATGCCACAGCGTAAAATA ATTTTCACTAATGCAGACAGAGAGCATGCGGCTCAAGTTCTCAACAGGTTGGGCTTGGAAGGTTGTTTTGAAGGTGTCATATGCTTTGAAACTCTTAATCCTCCTCCTGAACCAACTGAATACAATGAGGAGCTGGAGGGAAATGGAGTCTGCAAGGAAGGTGCAAGTGAGCCAGAAGATAATGCAGCTGATATGGCTGAAAGTAACAGTTTCCGCCCCAGGTCACCAATTCTCTGTAAACCATCTGTGGAGGCCATTGAAGCTGCTATACGGATTGCAAATGTTGATCCTAAGAAAACA ATATTCTTTGATGACAGTGCTCGAAACATCACAAGCGGGAAAGCAGCTGGGCTTCATACAGTTATA GTGGGGAGCTCGGTGCTTGTGCCTGGTGCAGACCATGCCTTGGGCAGCATCCACAATATCAAAGAAGCCCTACCTGAAATATGGGAAGGTGAAGAAGGAGAGCAGTTGGAGCAAGTTATTCAATCCACTGCAGTTGAAACTGTAGTCCTTGCATAG
- the LOC100267562 gene encoding protein ABC transporter 1, mitochondrial: MGTWTRLVNGLSLIAKEAVKRSEVLDNARAGDLETLISSAVKKAVVTATDASGLTKGKVREFSIPATSYASDESDVAITTQQVSENAIELEQVSVPERVQDSNAQQSASASESEDSGGNVDVVVKRRKPRERRVPSTPFSRALGFAGLGVGIAWGTIQESAKRIVFGTPNSQDKQSAVSPFLSEKNAERLALGLCRMRGAALKLGQMLSIQDETLVPAPILAALDVVRQGADVMPKKQLSQVLDAELGPEWKSKLTSFDYEPLAAASIGQVHKAVTKDGLEVAMKIQYPGVADSIESDIENVKLLLDYTNLIPEGLYLDKAMKVAKEELSRECDYELEATNQKRFCDLLSKSKGFYVPMVIDDISSKRVLTTELVSGIPIDKVALLNQGTRNYVGKKLLELTLTELFVFRFMQADPNWSNFLYDDATRTINLIDFGAARDYPKRFVDDYLRMVYACANGDRDAVIEMSQRLGFLSGMESEIMIDVHVQAGFVVGFPFSKPGGYDFRSSNITQSITNLGATMLRHRLRPPPDEVYSLHRKLSGAFLACIKLGAVVPCRELLLQVYEQYQFGEEGGEILSSASVS; the protein is encoded by the exons ATGGGTACGTGGACGAGGCTGGTGAATGGCTTGTCGCTGATCGCCAAGGAGGCTGTGAAACGTTCGGAAGTTCTGGACAACGCCAGAGCTGGAGATTTGGAAACCCTAATTTCATCGGCGGTGAAGAAAGCCGTTGTCACAGCAACAGATGCTTCCGGCCTTACAAAAGGGAAGGTTCGAGAGTTTTCTATACCCGCCACCTCCTACGCCTCCGACGAGTCCGATGTTGCTATCACGACGCAACAGGTTTCTGAGAATGCAATCGAACTGGAACAAGTCTCTGTTCCGGAGAGAGTTCAAGATTCCAATGCTCAGCAGAGTGCCAGTGCTTCGGAGTCTGAGGATTCGGGTGGGAATGTAgatgtggttgtgaagaggcgGAAGCCGAGGGAGAGGAGAGTTCCTTCAACGCCTTTTTCCCGGGCCCTCGG GTTTGCTGGATTAGGGGTTGGTATTGCATGGGGAACGATTCAGGAATCTGCGAAGAGGATCGTCTTTGGGACGCCTAATTCTCAAGATAAGCAATCTGCTGTTTCCCCGTTCTTATCCGAGAAAAATGCAGAACGTTTGGCTCTTGGTCTGTGTAGAATGCGTGGAGCGGCTCTTAAGTTAGGGCAGATGTTGAGCATACAGGACGAGACTCTTGTACCTGCTCCg ATTTTGGCTGCATTGGATGTAGTCCGTCAAGGAGCTGATGTGATGCCAAAGAAACAGCTCAGTCAAGTTTTGGATGCTGAATTGGGTCCTGAATGGAAGTCAAAGTTAACCAGTTTTGATTACGAACCACTGGCTGCTGCCAGTATAGGCCAG GTGCACAAAGCTGTAACAAAAGATGGTTTGGAGGTTGCGATGAAAATTCAGTACCCAGGTGTTGCAGATAGCATTGAAAGTGATATTGAAAATGTCAAACTGCTTTTGGATTATACAAACCTAATTCCAGAAGGACTTTATCTTGACAAAGCTATGAAG GTGGCAAAGGAGGAATTATCTCGTGAATGTGACTATGAGCTGGAAGCTACAAATCAAAAACGGTTTTGTGATCTTCTATCCAAGTCCAAAGGGTTTTATGTTCCAATGGTTATAGATGATATTTCAAGCAAAAGAGTTTTAACAACAGAACTTGTTTCTG GAATTCCTATTGACAAGGTGGCTTTACTAAATCAGGGAACTCGTAATTATGTTGGGAAAAAGTTGCTGGAGCTAACTTTGACGGAGCTATTTGTCTTTCGTTTCATGCAGGCag ATCCTAATTGGAGTAACTTCTTATATGATGATGCCACAAGAACAATAAATCTCATAGACTTTGGAGCTGCTCGAGATTACCCTAAAAGATTTGTTGATGACTATTTAAGAATG GTTTATGCATGCGCAAATGGAGACAGAGATGCAGTAATTGAGATGTCACAGAGACTTGGGTTCCTTTCAGGAATGGAATCAGAAATAATGATAGATGTTCATGTTCAGGCTGGCTTTGTTGTGGGATTTCCATTCTCCAAGCCTGGTGGCTATGACTTCCGGTCCAGCAATATTACTCAAAGCATCACAAATCTTGGGGCAACAATGTTGAGGCATAGATTGAGACCACCCCCTGATGAGGTGTATAGCCTTCATAGGAAGCTTTCAGGCGCTTTCTTGGCTTGCATCAAGCTTGGTGCCGTGGTACCATGCAGGGAACTGTTACTTCAAGTATATGAGCAATATCAATTTGGTGAAGAAGGTGGAGAAATCTTGTCAAGCGCCTCAGTTTCatga
- the LOC100252196 gene encoding pectin acetylesterase 3: MSVMAVGVVAVAWCLFFVNGHVLGEDGFQGLMDLEEIPSPNPLMVDLTLIPGAAARGAVCLDGTLPGYHFHPGFGSGANSWLIQLEGGGWCNNIKSCVFRKTTRRGSSKYMEKTLAFTGILSNKAEENPDFFNWNRVKLRYCDGASFSGEGQNKATGLYFRGQRIFEAGMEELMSKGMKNADQALLSGCSAGGLASILHCDEFGDLFPKTTKVKCLSDAGFFLDATDAAGGHTMRNLYAGVVSLQGVEKNLPSTCTTRLDPTSCFFPENLIDNIKTPLFLLNAAYDAWQFQESLVPSSADPHGEWKGCKLNHVNCNSTQIQFLQDFRMEMLDDVKGFARDDQNGLFINSCFAHCQTELQDTWFADDSPFLGKRKIAESVGDWYFDRRPVKAIDCPYPCDNTCHNLVFK; this comes from the exons ATGTCGGTTATGGCGGTGGGGGTTGTAGCAGTGgcgtggtgtttgttttttgtgaATGGGCATGTGTTGGGGGAAGATGGTTTTCAAGGTTTGATGGATTTGGAGGAGATTCCCTCCCCAAATCCTCTCATGGTGGACCTCACTCTCATTCCAGGAGCTGCTGCTAGAGGAGCTG TTTGTTTGGATGGAACTCTACCTGGTTACCATTTCCATCCCGGTTTTGGATCAGGTGCCAACAGCTGGCTCATTCAATTGGAG GGTGGGGGTTGGTGTAACAacataaaatcttgtgtttttcGCAAAACAACTCGCCGGGGTTCATCCAAATACATGGAAAAGACATTAGCCTTCACGGGAATACTAAGCAATAAAGCTGAAGAAAATCCTG ATTTTTTCAACTGGAACAGAGTCAAACTTAGGTACTGTGATGGCGCATCTTTTAGTGGGGAAGGTCAAAATAAG GCCACTGGACTTTATTTTCGAGGACAACGGATCTTTGAAGCTGGTATGGAGGAGCTAATGTCGAAGGGGATGAAGAATGCTGATCAG GCTCTTCTTTCTGGATGCTCTGCTGGGGGACTGGCGTCTATACTACATTGCGATGAGTTTGGCGATTTATTTCCTAAAACTACAAAAGTGAAATGCCTGAGTGATGCAGGGTTCTTCCTTGATGC AACCGATGCAGCTGGTGGGCACACCATGAGGAATTTGTATGCTGGTGTAGTTAGCTTACAG GGAGTAGAGAAGAACCTGCCAAGCACTTGTACCACCCGTTTAGATCCAACTTCG TGCTTCTTCCCTGAGAACTTGATCGACAACATTAAGACTCCACTCTTTCTTCTCAATGCAGCCTATGATGCATGGCAG TTTCAGGAAAGTTTAGTTCCATCAAGTGCTGATCCCCATGGTGAATGGAAGGGATGCAAATTAAATCATGTCAATTGTAATTCAACACAGATCCAGTTTCTCCAAG ATTTCAGGATGGAAATGCTTGATGATGTCAAAGGTTTTGCAAGGGATGATCAAAATGGGCTCTTCATAAATTCGTGCTTTGCTCACTGCCAGACTGAGTTACAGGATACATGGTTTGCTGATGACTCTCCTTTTCTTGGAAAAAGG AAGATTGCAGAGTCTGTTGGAGACTGGTATTTCGATCGAAGACCCGTCAAAGCCATCGACTGTCCATACCCCTGTGACAACACCTGCCACAACCTGGTCTTCAAGTGA
- the LOC100247073 gene encoding pectin acetylesterase 3, translating to MKMSVMAVGVVTVAWCLFFMDRYVLGEDDFQGLLDLEETPSPNPLMVDLTLIPGAAAKGAVCLDGTLPGYHFHPGFGSGANSWLIQLEGGGWCNDIKSCVFRKATRRGSSKYMEKTLAFTGILSNKAEENPDFFNWNRVELRYCDGASFSGEGQNEAAGLYFRGQRIFEAGMEELMSKGMKNADQALLSGCSAGGLASILHCDEFGGLFPETTKVKCLSDAGFFLDVTDAAGGHTIRNFYAGVVSLQGVEKNLPSTCISRFDPTSCFFPENLVDNIKTPLFLLNAAYDTWQFHQSLVPSSVDPHGEWNACKSNQSNCNSTQIQLLQDFRMEMLDDVKSFARDDQNGLFINSCFVHCQTERQDTWFADDSPLIGKKKIAESVGDWYFDRRPVKAIDCPYPCDTTCHNLVFK from the exons ATGAAGATGTCGGTTATGGCGGTGGGGGTGGTAACAGTGgcgtggtgtttgttttttatggaTAGGTATGTCTTGGGGGAAGATGATTTTCAAGGTTTGTTGGATTTGGAGGAGACTCCCTCCCCAAATCCTCTCATGGTGGACCTCACTCTCATTCCAGGAGCTGCTGCTAAAGGAGCTG TTTGTTTGGATGGAACTCTACCTGGTTATCATTTCCATCCGGGTTTTGGATCAGGTGCCAACAGCTGGCTCATTCAATTGGAG GGTGGGGGTTGGTGTAATGacataaaatcttgtgtttttcGCAAAGCAACTCGCCGGGGTTCATCCAAATACATGGAAAAGACATTAGCCTTCACGGGAATACTAAGCAATAAAGCTGAAGAAAATCCTG ATTTTTTCAACTGGAACAGAGTCGAACTTAGGTACTGTGATGGCGCATCTTTTAGTGGGGAAGGTCAAAATGAG GCTGCTGGACTTTACTTCCGAGGACAACGGATCTTTGAAGCTGGTATGGAGGAGTTAATGTCAAAGGGGATGAAGAATGCTGATCAG GCTCTTCTTTCTGGATGCTCTGCTGGGGGGCTGGCGTCTATACTACATTGCGATGAGTTTGGCGGTTTATTTCCTGAAACTACAAAAGTGAAATGCCTGAGTGATGCAGGGTTCTTCCTTGATGT AACCGATGCAGCTGGTGGGCACACCATAAGGAATTTTTATGCTGGTGTAGTTAGCTTACAG GGAGTAGAAAAGAACCTGCCAAGCACTTGTATCAGCCGTTTCGATCCAACTTCG TGCTTCTTCCCTGAGAACTTGGTCGACAACATTAAGACCCCGCTCTTTCTGCTCAATGCAGCCTACGATACATGGCAG TTTCATCAAAGTTTAGTTCCATCAAGTGTTGATCCCCATGGTGAATGGAATGCATGCAAATCAAATCAATCCAATTGTAATTCAACACAGATCCAGCTTCTCCAAG ATTTCAGGATGGAAATGCTTGATGATGTCAAAAGTTTTGCAAGGGATGATCAGAATGGACTCTTCATAAATTCGTGCTTTGTTCATTGCCAGACTGAGAGACAGGATACATGGTTTGCTGATGACTCTCCCCTTATTGGAAAAAAG AAGATTGCAGAGTCTGTTGGAGACTGGTATTTCGATCGAAGACCCGTCAAAGCCATCGACTGTCCATACCCCTGTGACACCACCTGCCACAACCTGGTCTTCAAGTGA
- the LOC100262404 gene encoding uncharacterized protein LOC100262404, whose amino-acid sequence MASPERMRNQSFFSHDDDCDNTDDGYVYGYGCGYEQLHHPHNLSRLSMCNLNSMSLDEDEDDANGVGTSIMLIESSDGDADEELSDDKEGKEELGGLLSDSDKEPGCYSLPATPPRRRNRGGLLKVVGVKEYASENEAQKSSLKQRMKRRRAKVVREKREEMTWDNRKKKEEEGYGSVPCGGGGFTSFSGESEGAGLVVITRPKGGRRSLCMDLEEVKACRDLGFELEHERMLEIPTRISISGSTLETSSGGNSPIASWRISSPGDDPRDVKARLKVWAQAVALASTSRHSS is encoded by the exons ATGGCTTCTCCCGAGAGGATGAGAAATCAAAGCTTTTTTTCGCATGACGATGACTGTGATAATACAGATGATGGGTATGTATATGGGTATGGATGTGGGTATGAGCAGCTGCATCATCCTCACAACTTGTCTAGGCTCTCTATGTGCAATTTGAATTCCATGTCGCTTGATGAAGACGAGGATGACGCTAATGGGGTTGGGACGAGCATTATGTTGATTGAGAGCTCGGACGGAGATGCCGACGAGGAACTGTCTGATGATAAGGAGGGGAAGGAAGAACTGGGTGGCCTGTTGTCGGACTCAGACAAGGAACCGGGGTGTTACTCGCTGCCGGCGACGCCGCCGCGGAGGAGGAACCGAGGCGGTTTGTTGAAGGTGGTAGGGGTGAAAGAGTACGCGAGCGAGAACGAAGCTCAGAAGAGTAGTTTGAAACAGAGAATGAAGAGGAGGAGGGCGAAGGTGGTGAGGGAGAAGCGGGAGGAGATGACTTGGGATAAtaggaagaagaaagaggagGAGGGCTACGGCAGCGTCCCCTGCGGTGGAGGCGGATTCACCAGCTTTAGTGGAGAGAGCGAGGGAGCTGGCTTGGTGGTGATAACAAGGCCAAAAGGAGGGAGAAGATCGCTGTGTATGGACTTGGAGGAAGTGAAAGCCTGTAGAGATCTGGGGTTCGAGTTGGAACACGAACGCATGCTGGAGATACCTACTCGAATCTCCATCTCCGGATCAACCCTCGAGACCAGCAGTGGTGGCAACTCCCCCATCGCTTCCTGGCGAATCTCCAGCCCTG GTGACGACCCACGAGACGTGAAGGCCCGGCTCAAGGTATGGGCACAGGCGGTGGCGCTGGCATCCACCTCCCGCCACAGCAGCTAG